The bacterium genome includes a window with the following:
- a CDS encoding PAS domain S-box protein, which produces MTHQLDYIFFFYGLGFILLGGICFTAEKKKNALPWTWLGLFGLIHGLNEWLDMLALDMFDSPLFKAVRICVMALSFICLVEFGRLGMISVHGKGPGRWVTLALFLVGCTGWLYNWVGLNVFFRYSIGFVGGIWSAYAILSARRRSDNPVERRNMLALGLLLLTYAVSTALFVPKAPFLPASLINYDSFLHRFGFPVQLLRGMLAVASAYCVWRVLEQRTLRTVRIVFVCSLLAILTGGWFYTNRQGKNEHSEWMDSLQTTCTISAASISSDLVNGIDSIEDLQNPRYIFLKKRLMEMQRTSPEFRYIYLMVVRDGRIIFSADSVSPTAEDYSPPGDEYTDAPAELRALCRGKGRSATAEYEDQWGKWDSAFETVTDDATGKPVAILGMDYPQEKVYSAVNSIRLNAIMATLLLAVVAILSFYFRERREYFIRSISEASKTLQQKEEDLSLTLRSIGDAVISTDAQGRVIRMNPTAEELTGWVHSEAVGHPISEVLNIVNALTGEPAPIPVNEVLSTGEVHHLEDHTMLISLDGSRRQITDSAAPIRDVTGTIVGMVLVFSDMTEQYRITEQLQKNEAQLRAIMDNAGATVYMKDTEGRYIHVNRVFEGLFDVKNAAIQGKTDYDLFPPEIAEAFVKNDRFILQVGLLQEIEEKVIANGRTYTYLSAKFPLKTANGEIYAICGISTDITERKQAEEALQKSEEKYRNLIETTRTGFLVLDGQGLVVDANAEYVRLSGHCELDEILGRCPIEWTAAHSLEKNSAALDQCFREGFIQGLEIDYTRVDGQITPIEINATVVGAGADLRIISLCRDITERKQAEKALSEALDRLQQISNQVPGLVYQFRLRPDGSSCMPFASNAIKEIFRVSPDEVREDASKVFASFHPDDYASVVASIQVSAQDLTLWHPEFRVKYDDGTVRWLYGNAVPQMEEDGSVLWHGFVTDITERKQVEKALLESEEKHRHLIENSHDIIYTLTAEGIFNFVSPAWTALLGYPANQVEGKPFQQFIHPDDLAECMVFLQAVIETGERHKGVEYRVQHSDGSWRWHTTSAVPLSNEFGKIIGFEGTAHDITESKQAEEALRESEETFRSYIENSFDIIFTLDITGKFLFLSPAWERHFGYPVNDFIGKMFVPFVHPDDCKHLGEYLMRVFETGEAETSLPYRVKHSNGDWHWFIANGTLYTNKNGELQFIGVGRDITDQKHGDELLQREKDNLSAIFSSSPVGMLLLDEETMIVNANDVVSGMISRSLERIVGQRGGGGLGCVHSFENEKGCGFSSVCGQCSLRQGVTQVLKTGTSIRGAEIQVSLINNGQEQSPWLRVNAEPVTINGSKHVIIAFDDITERKQAEEELIQAKAMADSLNHQLEDAMLSANTNAVEAILAKDLLEDNADELKHQATHDSLTGLPNRHYFEEHLSELIKSGSRKKSGSMAVIFLDLDKFKLVNDTLGHKVGDLLLIEVSNRLQSCLRSEDILARMGGDEFTIILTNCPRKSSVDKLATRMIDMISRPYDIQGHRFMIGVSIGIASYPSDGIDSVNLLKHADAAMYKAKQAGRGLFSWFTGEVDVDNQQRAVLENDIRLALENNQFEMHYQPIVSLEDNTLLSAEALLRWKHPEKGMISPSLLIPLAEEMGLIGKIGDYALQTACAQTVAWRDEGIHLSRINVNVSTKQINNDKWLESVIATLSKTGLDPKLLNLEVTETDFTTDDKEMMETLNKVRELGISMAIDDFGMGRSSLSRLKDFPVIHLKIDGSFIRDIEHNKDDNALVRSIVDMAHNQGIKVTAEWVETKTQMEILHSSGCDFIQGYYISPALSTQDFKNFAHEWMHNHPETKTA; this is translated from the coding sequence ATGACGCATCAGCTAGATTATATATTCTTCTTTTATGGATTAGGGTTCATCTTACTGGGGGGCATTTGTTTCACGGCTGAAAAGAAGAAAAATGCTCTACCTTGGACATGGCTTGGGCTGTTTGGCTTGATCCACGGGCTGAACGAGTGGCTGGACATGCTGGCATTGGACATGTTCGACTCCCCATTGTTCAAAGCTGTGCGTATCTGTGTAATGGCCTTATCGTTCATTTGCCTGGTTGAGTTTGGCCGCTTGGGCATGATCTCAGTTCACGGCAAAGGTCCGGGCAGGTGGGTAACTCTAGCGCTATTTCTAGTTGGTTGCACTGGCTGGCTCTATAACTGGGTTGGGCTGAACGTATTTTTCAGGTATTCTATTGGCTTTGTTGGCGGGATATGGTCCGCTTACGCCATTCTTTCTGCAAGACGACGCTCCGATAACCCCGTCGAGCGAAGAAATATGCTTGCATTGGGACTATTACTCCTCACCTACGCGGTATCAACCGCCCTTTTTGTTCCCAAGGCGCCTTTTTTGCCTGCCTCATTGATTAATTATGACTCTTTCCTGCATAGGTTCGGTTTTCCCGTCCAACTGCTGCGCGGCATGCTTGCTGTTGCGTCCGCGTACTGCGTGTGGCGGGTTTTGGAGCAGCGCACACTTCGAACCGTCAGAATTGTGTTTGTATGTTCTCTGCTGGCGATTCTGACAGGCGGATGGTTTTACACAAATCGCCAGGGCAAAAACGAACATAGCGAATGGATGGATAGTCTGCAAACAACCTGCACAATCTCCGCAGCGTCTATATCCTCCGATCTTGTGAACGGCATTGACTCGATAGAAGATCTCCAAAACCCGCGCTACATATTCCTGAAAAAGCGTCTCATGGAAATGCAACGAACATCCCCGGAGTTTCGCTACATATACCTGATGGTTGTGAGAGACGGCAGAATCATCTTTTCAGCAGACTCCGTGTCGCCAACAGCAGAAGATTACTCTCCGCCCGGCGATGAATACACGGATGCCCCCGCTGAACTGCGTGCCTTGTGCCGCGGTAAAGGGCGAAGCGCAACAGCAGAGTACGAAGACCAATGGGGGAAATGGGACTCCGCATTTGAAACAGTTACAGACGATGCCACGGGGAAACCGGTAGCGATTCTGGGCATGGACTATCCGCAAGAGAAAGTTTACAGCGCTGTTAATTCCATACGTTTGAACGCTATAATGGCTACACTTCTGCTGGCAGTCGTTGCCATTCTTTCCTTCTATTTCCGTGAACGCAGAGAGTATTTCATAAGGAGCATTTCCGAAGCTAGCAAAACACTACAACAGAAGGAAGAGGATCTGTCCCTTACCCTACGCTCCATCGGCGACGCGGTAATCTCAACCGATGCGCAAGGACGTGTCATCCGCATGAACCCGACAGCCGAAGAGTTGACCGGATGGGTTCACTCAGAAGCCGTCGGTCATCCTATCTCCGAAGTCCTCAACATCGTCAATGCTCTAACTGGCGAACCGGCTCCCATTCCTGTAAACGAAGTACTCTCTACCGGCGAGGTGCATCATCTAGAGGACCATACTATGTTGATCTCCCTTGATGGCTCCCGCCGGCAAATTACCGACAGCGCCGCGCCGATACGCGACGTCACGGGAACTATCGTAGGAATGGTATTGGTCTTTTCCGATATGACCGAACAATACCGTATCACTGAACAACTTCAGAAGAACGAAGCGCAGTTGCGCGCTATCATGGATAATGCCGGAGCGACAGTCTATATGAAAGACACGGAGGGCAGATACATCCATGTGAACCGAGTGTTTGAAGGATTATTCGATGTGAAAAACGCTGCGATACAAGGGAAAACCGATTACGATCTATTTCCCCCGGAAATTGCTGAGGCTTTCGTCAAGAATGATCGGTTTATCCTCCAAGTCGGACTGTTGCAAGAGATAGAGGAGAAGGTAATAGCCAACGGTCGCACCTACACCTATCTGTCAGCCAAATTCCCCCTTAAAACAGCCAATGGCGAAATCTATGCCATCTGCGGCATCTCTACCGATATCACCGAGCGCAAGCAGGCTGAAGAGGCGCTACAGAAGAGCGAGGAGAAGTATCGCAACCTTATCGAGACGACGCGCACAGGTTTTCTTGTTCTCGACGGACAGGGATTGGTTGTTGACGCAAATGCAGAATACGTACGCTTGAGCGGCCATTGCGAACTTGATGAGATACTAGGACGCTGCCCAATAGAATGGACCGCTGCTCATTCTCTTGAAAAGAACTCCGCGGCTCTTGACCAATGTTTTCGTGAGGGGTTTATCCAAGGCTTGGAAATTGACTATACGCGAGTTGATGGGCAGATCACTCCGATTGAGATTAATGCAACAGTGGTAGGGGCAGGGGCCGACTTACGCATCATATCGCTATGTCGTGACATCACCGAGCGCAAACAGGCGGAAAAAGCTCTGAGCGAGGCGCTGGATCGTCTCCAGCAAATCTCCAATCAGGTGCCCGGACTCGTCTATCAATTTCGATTGCGTCCTGACGGCAGTTCCTGTATGCCTTTCGCCAGCAATGCAATCAAAGAGATATTCCGGGTCAGTCCTGACGAAGTCCGTGAAGATGCATCCAAAGTATTTGCAAGTTTTCACCCGGATGACTATGCGAGCGTTGTCGCTAGTATTCAGGTATCGGCACAGGATTTAACTCTTTGGCATCCTGAGTTTCGGGTGAAGTATGACGATGGCACGGTGCGCTGGCTCTACGGCAACGCTGTGCCGCAGATGGAAGAGGATGGATCAGTGCTTTGGCACGGCTTCGTTACCGACATCACTGAGCGTAAGCAGGTGGAAAAGGCTCTGCTCGAGAGCGAAGAGAAGCACCGCCACCTGATCGAGAACAGCCACGACATTATTTATACACTCACTGCTGAGGGGATATTCAACTTTGTTTCCCCTGCCTGGACCGCGCTTTTGGGCTATCCGGCAAATCAGGTGGAAGGGAAACCATTCCAGCAATTCATCCATCCGGATGATCTTGCTGAGTGCATGGTATTCCTGCAGGCAGTGATCGAGACGGGAGAACGCCATAAAGGCGTCGAGTACCGCGTGCAGCACTCCGATGGATCCTGGCGTTGGCACACAACAAGCGCTGTTCCGTTAAGCAATGAATTCGGCAAGATCATAGGTTTTGAAGGCACTGCCCATGACATCACCGAGAGCAAACAGGCGGAAGAGGCGTTGCGCGAGAGCGAAGAGACTTTCCGCTCTTATATCGAAAACTCTTTCGATATCATCTTCACACTCGATATAACGGGCAAATTCCTATTTCTGTCCCCAGCTTGGGAACGCCATTTCGGCTATCCAGTCAACGATTTTATTGGCAAGATGTTCGTACCATTCGTGCACCCTGACGATTGCAAACATCTTGGTGAGTACCTTATGCGGGTTTTTGAAACTGGGGAGGCTGAGACGAGCCTTCCTTATCGAGTCAAACATAGTAATGGCGATTGGCACTGGTTTATTGCTAATGGCACGCTCTATACCAACAAGAATGGTGAACTCCAATTCATTGGTGTTGGCCGCGACATCACCGACCAGAAACATGGTGATGAATTACTCCAAAGGGAGAAGGACAATCTGTCTGCTATCTTCTCATCGTCGCCGGTCGGCATGCTCTTGCTGGACGAGGAAACGATGATCGTGAACGCCAATGATGTCGTTTCGGGCATGATTTCCAGAAGCCTTGAGCGTATCGTTGGTCAACGAGGCGGAGGCGGACTGGGATGCGTTCACAGTTTTGAGAATGAGAAGGGATGCGGTTTTTCCTCGGTATGCGGGCAATGTTCCCTAAGGCAAGGGGTTACTCAGGTACTAAAGACAGGAACATCAATTCGCGGTGCCGAAATACAGGTATCACTCATCAATAACGGCCAGGAACAATCTCCGTGGTTAAGAGTCAACGCTGAACCCGTCACAATAAATGGCAGTAAACATGTGATCATCGCATTTGATGACATCACCGAGCGCAAGCAAGCTGAGGAAGAGCTAATCCAAGCCAAGGCTATGGCTGATAGCTTGAACCACCAACTGGAAGATGCGATGCTTTCTGCTAATACAAATGCAGTGGAAGCGATTTTGGCAAAGGATTTGCTTGAGGATAATGCGGACGAGTTGAAGCATCAAGCTACCCACGACTCACTCACGGGATTACCCAATCGTCATTACTTCGAGGAGCATCTCAGCGAGCTTATCAAAAGCGGTTCTCGTAAGAAATCCGGCTCGATGGCCGTGATATTCCTCGATTTGGACAAGTTCAAGTTGGTCAACGACACCCTAGGACACAAAGTGGGTGACTTGCTGCTTATTGAAGTCTCCAATCGATTGCAATCGTGTCTTCGTTCAGAGGATATATTGGCAAGAATGGGCGGAGACGAATTCACCATCATTCTCACAAATTGCCCGCGTAAGTCGAGCGTGGATAAGCTAGCGACCCGAATGATTGACATGATTAGCCGACCATACGATATACAGGGACACCGGTTCATGATCGGAGTGAGCATTGGCATAGCCAGCTACCCATCTGATGGCATAGATTCGGTCAATCTTCTGAAACACGCAGACGCGGCGATGTATAAGGCCAAGCAAGCAGGCAGAGGTCTGTTCAGTTGGTTTACTGGAGAAGTGGATGTTGATAACCAACAACGAGCCGTATTGGAAAATGATATTCGTCTGGCATTAGAAAATAATCAGTTCGAGATGCACTACCAGCCGATCGTTAGTCTAGAGGATAATACACTTCTCTCCGCTGAGGCGCTCTTGCGCTGGAAACATCCTGAAAAAGGAATGATATCCCCGAGTCTCTTAATACCGCTTGCTGAGGAGATGGGCTTGATTGGCAAAATCGGCGATTATGCGCTGCAAACCGCCTGTGCCCAGACAGTGGCTTGGCGCGACGAAGGGATACACTTGTCACGGATAAATGTGAATGTATCAACCAAGCAGATTAATAATGATAAATGGCTCGAATCAGTTATCGCTACTTTATCAAAAACCGGGCTTGATCCAAAACTCCTTAATCTGGAAGTGACAGAAA